From Vanrija pseudolonga chromosome 1, complete sequence, a single genomic window includes:
- the VPS52 gene encoding Vacuolar protein sorting-associated protein 52 A: MSSTPGGTLDVVLETPGAGPSRPTQTSSPRPPLPDPILNEEDEDADREEFLRRQKEYVDLERSVDESAELLTSLASYLTTFQDNLSDVSGQISDLQARSDEIERQLKGRRVILPPLNALLSDLIIPPSLVLTLRDTEPAQNPQLWLQAIAELEDKMVAVKSRGVKVKAARELEGIIEALALKAIHQLPPFLLTLIRPLRSASKGLSTNLAVMQTSLLLKYQPFYAFLLRQSPRHAKQVERGYVNAARAYYETGLRRYARALGQIRLRTPDKPELIAVPSSEEVAAAAAAGGKTPPGVKAAYERLRFADLDVEGQAGAVILAYQADDKEMTAPAEALFRFLGLVLLDNASAEFTFIVRFFARAGLSQPAPPPRALALSGASTPVESPPLRAVSEAGRSRVGGGTRRQGVATPDPTESLKDAERIWTEVFGSALESCTSFFNGLVAPTPLPAIPLLTVIRLNDHLIATAESRGALPLISYLTGWKLQLWPVYRKAMDAHIESLKRLADEADAKGLASYMSKGVKDATVHAVALRYAALFGCVSALSDEADEAMIFSSMTRLRTELVRLIQVQSNKIKDAQQRQSFTSSLYELVVRELIAGPGPPTHPRLQAELSFFRTREEEARRRATPQQ, from the exons ATGTCCAGCACGCCAGGCGGCACACTCGAC GTCGTGCTGGAGACGCCAGGCGCTGGACCCTCTCGGCCAACACAGACCTCGTCACCACGCCCTCCGCTCCCCGACCCGATCCtcaacgaggaggacgaggacgccgaccgTGAAGAAT TCCTCCGACGACAAAAGGAAtacgtcgacctcgagcgctcGGTCGATgagagcgccgagctcctcacgtccttggcgtcgtaTCTGACCACGTTCCAGGACAATCTGTCTGATGTCTCGGGCCAGATCTCGGATCTGCAGGCTAGGAGTGACGAGATTGAGCGCCAGCTCAAGGGCCGGAGG GTCATCCTCCCGCCATTGAATGCGCTCCTCTCTGACCTCATCATCCCACCGTCACTGGTGCTCACGCTGCGCGACACAGAGCCAGCGCAGAACCCCCAGCTGTGGCTGCAGGcgatcgccgagctcgaggacaagaTGGTGGCTGTCAAGAGCCGAGGGGTCAAAGTCAAGGCTGcacgcgagctcgagggcatcATCGAGGCGTTGGCGCTCAAGGCCATCCACCAGCTGCCGCCGTTCTTACTCACGCTCATCcggccgctgcgctcggcatcCAAGGGCCTGAGCACCAACCTGGCCGTCATGCAGACGTCTCTGTTGCTCAAGTACCAACCGTTCTACGCCTTCCTGCTCCGCCAGAGCCCGCGCCACGCcaagcaggtcgagcgcggctacgtcaacgccgcgcgcgcatacTACGAGACTGGTCTGCGACGGTATGCCCGTGCGCTGGGCCAGATCCGCCTGCGGACGCCCGACAAGCCCGAGCTCATCGCTGTCCCGTCGTCAGAggaggtcgccgcggcggcagccgcaggAGGCAAGACACCACCAGGCGTCAAAGCCGCGTACGAGCGGCTGCGGTTCGCTGACCTCGACGTTGAGGGACAAGCAGGCGCGGTCATCCTTGCGTATCAGGCAGATGACAAGGAGATG ACTGCGCCCGCCGAAGCACTGTTCCGTTTCCTCGGCCTGGTGCTTCTCGACAACGCGTCAGCCGAATTCACCTTCATCGTGCGGTTCTTCGCCCGTGCAGGGCTCAGCCAGCccgccccaccaccacgggcGTTGGCGCTGTCGGGCGCGAGCACACCTGTCGAGTCGCCACCTCTGCGTGCCGTGTCCGAGGCTGGGAGGTCacgcgtgggcggcgggacACGGCGCCAGGGTGTCGCGACGCCCGACCCCACCGAGAGCCTCAAGGATGCCGAGCGTATCTGGACCGAGGTGTTTGGGTCGGCGCTCGAATCGTGCACATCCTTCTTCAATGGCCtggtcgcgccgacgcccttgCCTGCGATTCCTCTCCTCACCGTCATCCGGCTCAACGACCACCTGATCGCCACGGCCGAGTCGCGCGGAGCCCTGCCTCTCATCTCGTACCTCACTGGATGGAAGCTGCAGCTCTGGCCCGTTTACCGCAAGGCGATGGACGCGCACATTGAGTCGctcaagcgcctcgcggACGAAGCAGACGCCAAGGGCCTGGCGAGCTACATGAGCAAGGGCGTCAAGGACGCCACGGTGCATGCCGTCGCCCTGCGGTATGCTGCGCTGTTCGGCTGTGTCTCTGCCCTGTCTGACGAGGCTGACGAGGCCATGATCTTCTCGAG CATGACGCGTCTGCGCACAGAGCTCGTGCGGCTGATTCAGGTGCAGTCCAACAAGATCAAGGACGCACAGCAGCGACAGTCCTTCACGTCGTCACTGTACGAGCTGGTTGTCCGCGAGCTCATCGCTGGCCCgggcccacccacccatccacGTCTCCAGGCCGAGCTGTCCTTTTTCCGCAcgcgcgaggaagaggcgcGCAGACGCGCAACGCCACAACAGTAG
- the SPBC31F10.16 gene encoding putative protein, which yields MSELFKDIPEFVETDIGESVIARTETLASFRELGPPDLCHVVKSYGQKAAQKDIGSYHYCSGVEASSSASVAAYFNSLQFHVEESPAWFGKGSGWRVRTGTYCCFNAFSRVDVRVDVRIPGGVDAYVVDLRGDRHEATPEIWQETYLSAMLRAIRYADDASYRLAGYRKLDIITTVEQEERFLKAAEELFFQGWQLGSDPEVQVATNISNHLTAGLLKYFSDSFRLERAANLFERLYAKEPEVAALLAQSYIGMNEEIKAVQIMNQALAKLPKSYPILLAQVDFLLSKGKAEWARQVAQQAVNSAPSEFLTWAKLAEAHIQLGQYDKALLTLNSCPMFTFNERDLHRMPTPARTHLPVLKYIADSGIIDEESARDNEADVALLRLPAPGLRGTFAKAYSLLALLVSKISWDELLKTRSAVFVMEEEYRQHKTSASVDVGSVSVHGENGDKGDANGHADEDASTRGLHSRPGSAPPSDGVPAIRVSSESERHGANGNGSDADGDDDDEVDDEEVGLEEEAEALPQKPKTLVHAPEDKDKNSDQAITAEAYEGSAFANKRLCERWLDNLFLVLYDDLRVYTIWRAEISHFQMQHMSYRKTGTEWEILGELALRLHHKDEAKDAFVRCLDAKFSAKALLRVLEIYSDEGDLQRTLNAAIKLTVYHNRWYMGACYPSAIAHAIYKLGLTHGLSKIEYTLLSMNLPEGVFPLMAQYIKYAKTFNVEGSEY from the exons ATGTCTGAACTCTTCAAGGACATCCCCGAGTTTGTAGAG ACCGACATCGGCGAGTCGGTCATCGCACGCACCGAGACGCTAG CGTCGttccgcgagctcggcccccCGGATCTCTGTCACGTCGTCAAGTCATATGGCCAGAAGGCTGCACAGAAGGACATTGGGTCATATCACTACTG CTCGGGTGTCGaagcctcctcctcggcctcggttGCGGCATACTTCAACTCGCTCCAGTTCCATGTCGAGGAGTCGCCAGCATGGTTTGGCAAGGGCTCGGGATGGCGCGTTCGCACCGGCACCTACTG CTGCTTCAACGCCTTCTCGCGCGTTGATGTGCGCGTAGACGTGCGCATTcccggcggcgtggacgcCTATGTCGTCGATCTGCGCGGAGACCGGCACGAGGCAACGCCAGAGATCTGGCAGGAGACCTACTTGTCCGCCATGCTTCGCGCTATCCggtacgccgacgacgcgtcaTACCGCCTCGCAGGGTACCGCAAGCTCGACATCATCACGACcgtcgagcaggaggagcgGTTCCTCAAGGCGGCTGAGGAGCTCTTCTTCCAAGGATGGCAGCTCGGCTCGGACCCCGAGGTCCAGGTCGCGACCAACATCTCCAACCACTTGACCGCGGGTCTGCTCAAGTACTTTTCCGACTCGTTCCGCCTCGAACGGGCAGCCAACCTGTTTGAGCGGCTGTATGCCAAGGAAcccgaggtcgcggcgctgctcgcccagAGCTACATTGGAATGA ATGAGGAGATCAAGGCGGTCCAGATCATGAACCAGGCCCTTGCGAAGCTTCCCAAGTCATATCCTATCCTGCTGGCCCAGGTCGACTTCTTATtgtccaagggcaaggcagAGTGGGCGAGACAggtcgcgcagcaggcggtCAACTCGGCACCATCCGAGTTCCTGACTTGGGCCAAGCTGGCGGAAGCCCATATCCAGCTGGGACAGTACGACAAGGCGTTGCTCACCCTCAACTCGTGCCCCATGTTCACGTTcaacgagcgcgacctccaCCGCATGCCTACACCAGCGCGGACGCATCTACCAGTGCTCAAGTACATCGCCGACTCTGGCATCATCGACGAGGAGTCCGCGCGGGACAATGAGGCCGACGTTGCCTTGTTGCGTCTGCCCGCACCAGGACTACGCGGCACGTTTGCAAAGGCGTactcgctcctcgcgcttctGGTGTCCAAGATCAGCTGGGATGAGCTGCTCAAGACCCGATCGGCCGTGTTCGTCATGGAGGAGGAGTACCGCCAGCACAAGACCTCGGCGTCAGTAGACGTCGGCTCGGTGTCGGTTCACGGAGAAAACGGCGACAAGGGTGACGCCAATGGCCATGCTGATGAGGACGCATCGACGCGAGGATTACACTCGCGTCCGGGTTCGGCACCGCCAAGCGATGGAGTGCCGGCCATTcgcgtgtcgagcgagtcggaGCGCCACGGTGCCAACGGCAATggctcggacgccgacggcgatgacgacgacgaggttgatgacgaggaggtcggactcgaggaggaggccgaagCGTTGCCTCAAAAACCGAAAACTCTTGTCCACGCCCcagaggacaaggacaagaacAGTGATCAGGCGATCACGGCAGAAGCGTACGAGGGCTCGGCATTTGCCAACAAGAGGTTGTGTGAGCGCTGGCTCGACAACCTCTTCTTGGTACTGTACGACGACCTGCGAGTGTACACCATCTGGCGTGCGGAGATCTCCCACTTCCAGATGCAGCACATGTCGTACCGCAAGACTGGGACCGAGTGGGAGATTctgggcgagctcgcacTGCGACTGCACCACaaggacgaggccaaggacgcgtTTGTGCGCTGCCTTGATGCCAAGTTCTCGGCCAAGGCGCTGCTCCGCGTCCTCGAAATCTACAGCGACGAGGGTGACCTCCAGCGCAcgctcaacgccgccatCAAGCTCACAGTCTACCACAACAGGTGGTACATGGGCGCGTGCTACCCGTCGGCTATTGCCCACGCCATCTACAAGCTCGGCTTGACCCACGGCCTGTCAAAGATCGAGTACACCCTTCTCAGCATGAACCTGCCCGAGGGCGTCTTCCCCCTCATGGCGCAGTATATCAAGTACGCCAAGACGTTTAAT GTCGAGGGCTCAGAGTACTAA
- the TRM82 gene encoding tRNA (guanine-N(7)-)-methyltransferase non-catalytic subunit TRM82, which translates to MATLPFPPSAVASTSRHLVVASGSTLHLVSSDNAVVNAAPDAEAATTKTNTSGLVRRLAISPDNTVVVSAGDDKTLRVWDIEGGLKLRSTRNMIKRVADLSFDHDGAILVTDKVGDVFRYPVEPRDVDKRPQGFSLTSDPSLNPDADYLLGHVSVVSQHALTPDGKHLITADRDEHIRVSRYPLTYVIDRYLFGSEGFVSAIHVPAGHPTLLVSGGGEPTLQIWDWAAGKLLSRVDVLASVLPARRYRPATRRVKTKRNQPPKAAPAGPAPSDDPTNEGWYVAPEGSMYPVGNGVVVDRITSVVVDGVTVVVFNVEGGAALHSFVLPTEASAASPEVSSVTFAHPVLGLTPVPGTPSSLLVALDSTFGVQKGDAELDQARAGQSFAVVAAAADGKLSDVSAEHQPLLSALTQSLAASESLAATPAALSQLALYPNLGLFPRWPGFEEDEELAGTAEDGVAAGGDDKEKLNTRQLGRMKARGADVQDLIPKKNKKRKKSGKGGAAAGGGGGGGGGAEDGGEEEEVNVAFA; encoded by the exons atggccacgCTCCCCTTCCCGCCCTCAGCGGTGGCCTCGACAtcgcgccacctcgtcgtggcgTCCGGCTCGACGCTGCACCTCGTGAGCAGCGAcaacgccgtcgtcaacgccgcgcccgacgccgaagcGGCCACCACCAAGACGAACACGAGCGGCCTGGTGCGCCGGCTGGCCATCAGCCCGGACAACACGGTCGTCGTCAgtgccggcgacgacaagacgcTGCGCGTGTGGGATATCGAGGGCGGGCTCAagctgcgctcgacgag GAACATGATCAAGCGCGTGGCCGACCTCTCGTTCGACCACGACGGCGCGATCCTCGTCAccgacaaggtcggcgacgtgTTCCGGTACCccgtcgagccgcgcgacgtcgacaagcGCCCGCAGGGCTTCTCGCTCACGTCGGACCCCTCGCTCAACCCCGACGCAGACTACCTCCTCGGCCATGTGTCCGTCGTGTCCCAGCACGCCCTCACGCCCGACGGCAAGCACCTCATCACGGCCGACCGTGACGAGCACATCCGCGTGAGCAGGTACCCCCTGACCTACGTGATCGACCGGTACCTGTTCGGCAGCGAGGG CTTCGTCTCGGCGATTCACGTCCCCGCAGGCCACCCCACCCTCCTCgtgtcgggcggcggcgagcccaCCCTCCAGATCTGGGACTGGGCCGCGGGCAAGCTGCTCTcccgcgtcgacgtgctcgcctcTGTGCTCCCTGCGCGCCGGTACCGccccgcgacgcgccgcgtcaAGACGAAGCGCAACCAGCCGCCCAAGGCTGCCCCTGCTGGCCCGGCACCGAGCGACGACCCCACCAACGAAGGGTGGTACGTCGCCCCCGAGGGATCAATGTACCCCGTTGGCAatggcgttgtcgtcgaccgcaTCACGTCGgtcgttgtcgacggcgtcacgGTCGTCGTGTTCAACGTTGAGGGCGGTGCTGCTCTGCACTCGTTTGTGCTCCCCACCGaggcgtcggccgcgtcccCAGAGGTGTCGTCGGTGACCTTCGCCCACCCCGTGCTTGGCCTCACGCCTGTGCCCGGCACCCCCTCGAGCTTGTtggtcgcgctcgactcgacgtTTGGCGTCCAGAAGGGTGATGCGGAGCTCgaccaggcgcgcgcgggccagtcgtttgccgtcgtcgctgccgctgctgatGGCAAG CTCTCGGATGTCTCGGCGGAGCATCAGCCCCTGCTGTCGGCCCTTACTCAATCCCTGGCTgcgtccgagtcgctcgcGGCGACACCAGCGGCCCTGTCCCAGCTGGCACTGTACCCCAACCTCGGGCTGTTCCCCCGCTGGCCAGGgttcgaggaggacgaggagctggccggcacggccgaggacggcgtggcggctggcggcgacgacaaggaaAAACTCAACACGCGGCAGCTTGGACGGATGAAGGCACGGGGAGCCGACGTGCAAGATCTGATTCCgaagaagaacaagaagcgcaagaagAGTGGCAAGggtggcgccgctgccgggggtggtggtggtggcggcggcggtgcagaggacgggggcgaggaggaggaggtcaacGTGGCGTTTGCATAG
- the SPAC6F12.06 gene encoding Rho GDP-dissociation inhibitor — protein sequence MAAPHHEDDELAPTATEGYKVGQAKTVAELANLDKEDESLQRWKASLGLGTSGGGGQKKVILKTLFLRSTTRKQGDVVLDLTQSPAELAQLKKAPITIKEGVDYSVGITFSVEGEIVSGLRYIQVVKRTGITVDRIEHMLGSYGPQPEPYTKVFAGEESPSGMLARSGSYNVRSRVVDDDGAVWLDVEWGFKLGKEW from the exons atggcCGCCCCT caccacgaagacgacgagcttgccccCACCGCGACTGAGGGATACAAG GTCGGACAGGCCAAGacggtcgccgagctcgcaaACCTCGACAAG gaGGACGAGTCGTTGCAGCGCTGGAAGGCGTCGCTCGGTCTCGGCacgtcgggcggcggcggacagaAGAAGGTGATCCTCAAGACGCTGTTCCTGCGGTCGACTACCCGCAAGCAGGGCGACGTGGTGCTCGACCTGACGCAGagccccgccgagctcgcccagctcaaGAAGGCGCCCA TCACGATCAAGGAGGGTGTCGACTACAGTGTCGGAATCACGTTcagcgtcgagggcgagatcgTCTCGGGCCTCCGATACATCCAGGTCGTGAAGCGTACCGGCATCACTG TCGACCGCATCGAGCACATGCTCGGCTCGTACGGCCCCCAGCCCGAGCCTTACACAAAGGTGTTTGCCGGCGAGGAGTCCCCCTCAGGCATGTTAGCCCGCTCTGGCTCGTACAACGTCCGCTCGCGtgtcgttgacgacgacggtgccgtctggctcgacgtcgagtggggcttcaagctcggcaaggagTGGTAG
- the Ap1m1 gene encoding AP-1 complex subunit mu-1, with amino-acid sequence MASLVAILDVKGKSLIQRSYRDDVSPSYVDKFLPLILDMEEEGVTVQPCFTDEGINYMHVRHNNLYLLALSKRNSNAAEIILFLHRLIEVLTVYVQTVEEESVRDNFIIIYELLDEMMDFGFPQTTESKILQEYITQESHKLEVQVRPPMAVTNAVSWRSEGIRYRKNEVFLDVVESVNLLVNASGNVIRSEILGAVKMKCYLSGMPELRLGLNDKVMFESTGRAARGKAVEMEDVKFHQCVRLSRFENDRTISFIPPDGEFELMSYRLSTPVKPLVWVEASVESYRGSRVEYMVKVRGQFKRRSTANNVEIYVPVPDDADSPKFRASVGSVVYAPEKSAFIWKIKQLGGAKDYLMRAHFGLPSVRSEEIDKKTPISVKFEIPYFTVSGIQVRYLKIVEKSGYAALPWVRYITQSGDDYILRTLTDAKSSSIIAPL; translated from the exons ATGGCGAGCTTGG TCGCCATTCTCGacgtcaagggcaag TCCCTCATCCAGCGGTCGTACCGCGACGATGTGTCCCCCAGCTATGTGGACAAGTTCCTCcccctcatcctcgacatggaggaggaaggcgtcACCGTCCAGCCATGCTTCACGGATGAGGGGATCAACTACATGCACGTCCGGCACAACAACCTGTACC TCCTGGCCCTCTCTAAACGTAACTCGAACGCGGCGGAGATCATCCTCTTCCTCCATCGCCTGATCGAGGTCCTCACCGTCTACGTTCAGaccgtcgaggaggagtcGGTCCGTGACAACTTCATCATCATCTACGAGCTGCTTGACGA GATGATGGACTTTGGCTTCCCCCAGACTACCGAGTCCAAGATTCTCCAGGA gtaCATTACACAAGAGTCGCACAAGCTCGAGGTGCAGGTCCGCCCACCCATGGCTGTCACCAACGCCGTGTCGTGGCGTTCGGAGGGTATCCGATACCGCAAGAACGAAGTCTTCCTGGACGTTGTCGAGAGTGTCAACCTGCTTGTCAACGCGTCTGGAAACGTCATTCGAAGTGAGATTCTGGGCGCCGTCAAGATGAAGTGTTACCTTTCGGGCATGCCAGAGCTGCGTCTGGGCCTGAACGACAAGGTCATGTTCGAGTCGACTGGAAGGG CTGCGCGCGGCAAGGCGGTCGAGATGGAGGACGTCAAGTTCCACCAATGTGTGCGCTTGTCGCGGTTCGAAAACGACCGCACCATCTCGTTCATCCCTCCCGACGGAGAGTTCGAGCTCATGTCTTACCGCCTCTCTACGCCGGTCAAGCCTCTGGTTTGGGTCGAGGCTAGCGTCGAGTCGTACCGCGGTTCCAGAGTAGAGTACATGGTCAAGGTCCGCGGCCAGTTCAAGAGGCGTAGCACAGCCAACAACGTCGAGATCTACGTCCCCGttcccgacgacgccgacagtCCCAAGTTCAGG GCATCAGTCGGCTCGGTCGTCTACGCTCCGGAAAAGTCGGCGTTCATCTGGAAGATTAAGCAGCTTGGTGGTGCCAAGGACTACCTCATGCGCGCCCACTTTGGCCTGCCGTCGGTCCGCAGCGAGGAGATTGACAAGAAGACACCAATCTCGGTCAAGTTTGAGATCCCATACTTTACAGTGTCTGGAATCCAGG TTCGGTATCTCAAGATTGTTGAGAAGTCTGGATACGCTGC GCTGCCATGGGTCCGCTACATTACTCAGTCCGGAGACGACTACATCTTGCGCACA CTCACCGACGCGAAGAGCTCGAGCATCATTGCGCCGCTTTGA